In the bacterium genome, TGACCAATCTGGTTAATTTAGGTTCAGCTGTCATGGCCGCCCGTATAATTTCTCGAATATTCGCGGGTCCTACCTGATCAGGAACACAGCGATCCGTGACCACTGCTATCCCCATGACTTTCATACCGGCATGACGTGCCACAATGACTTCCGGGACCGTTGACATACCGATACAATCCGCACCGATCACTTGAAGAAAGCGATATTCAGCAACTGTTTCCAAGTTGGGACCGGTCATTGCAGCATAGACCGCGCAATGAATCGGCATTTTGAGCCCGGTTGCCACCCGAACAGCCACTTTCCGCAATTCAGCATCATACGCATTAAATAAATCCGGAAACCGCGGGCCCAACCGATCATCGTTGGGTCCTACCAACGGTGTTTCACCCATTAAATTAATGTGATCTGTCAACAATGCCAAATCTCCAGGATAATAATCACGGTTGATGCCGCCACAGGCGGAAAATACAAAAAGCGTTTTTGCCCCCAAAGCCTTCATCACACGAACCGGAAACGTTATTTGTTTAAAATCATACCCTTCGTAGCGATGAAACCGCCCTTGCATGACCACAACATTTTTCCCCATTAATTTACCCATGATCAACATACCTTCGTGACTCTCAACAGTCGATAATGGAAAATGCGGTATTTTAGAATAAGGAATTTTCTTCGCTTGCTTGATGTCTTTGGCAAGCGCGCCCAAACCGGTTCCAAGGATAATCGCAATTTCAGGTTTGGTCTTCGTGACGGCGCGAACCGTTTTCACCGCTTCCTGAATTTGAGAATACAGCTGCATAACCCCTCCTCTATTTTGTTCTGCTATTTACGCATCAATTGCATCACCGTTTCTTTCGTAATACCCAAAACACGAACAACCTTCAGTCGCGCAAATTCACCCCGAATAATCGAAACCGCTTGTTTCGATACGCCCAGACACCGCGATAAATAATGAATACATTCCCGGTTGGCGGCACCGTCTTCCGGTTTTGCGGCAATCTTCAATTTAAGCGCCGACTCCCAAAGTCCGGTTATTTCCGTTTTTTTCGCCCCCGGCTGCACCTTGACTTCAAATGTAACTGCCTGACCCTGCTGCTTGACTTCCCAGGCCATTGCTTAACCAACCGGTGGTCGGTGCAGCATACCCCAGTAAATCAGCGCCCTAAAAATAAACGTCTTAATCAGGACAAGAAAAAACACGGTTAACCAGGGAGCAAAATCCATTTCCCGGTATACTGTCGGTACAGTGCGCCGCACAAGA is a window encoding:
- a CDS encoding purine-nucleoside phosphorylase; its protein translation is MQLYSQIQEAVKTVRAVTKTKPEIAIILGTGLGALAKDIKQAKKIPYSKIPHFPLSTVESHEGMLIMGKLMGKNVVVMQGRFHRYEGYDFKQITFPVRVMKALGAKTLFVFSACGGINRDYYPGDLALLTDHINLMGETPLVGPNDDRLGPRFPDLFNAYDAELRKVAVRVATGLKMPIHCAVYAAMTGPNLETVAEYRFLQVIGADCIGMSTVPEVIVARHAGMKVMGIAVVTDRCVPDQVGPANIREIIRAAMTAEPKLTRLVKKIIHQL
- a CDS encoding DUF167 domain-containing protein — translated: MAWEVKQQGQAVTFEVKVQPGAKKTEITGLWESALKLKIAAKPEDGAANRECIHYLSRCLGVSKQAVSIIRGEFARLKVVRVLGITKETVMQLMRK